The DNA sequence TCAAAGGTCTTAACCCTGAGGTAGAAGGTCGTTCCATATGTCTCAACGAGTGAAGCCTGCTCCTTAGGAGAACCAGCTTTTACGATGCTTTCGGTGACGTTTGCCAGGAAAGTATCCGTTATCGCCCCGTTCCCAGCGCTGGCGTAGATTGGATAAACCGAGTTGAAGACAGCGTAAACGAATTCGGGGGTCGTTCCCGTTTTTTGGGCTATATCCTGCGCCTCGGCCTGAGTGAGACTTCCCCTGTCGTAGGCCCCGCTTGCGAGGATGGCCTTGTGAACGGCTATCACTCCCATGTATGTCTTTCCGTAGGTCGAGTTCAGCGTGTACAGTCCATGGTTGAGCTCAGCCAGCGTGGAGTTGAGGGACTTGAGCATCTCCGCCGTTGAAGTGAGGTTCCTGTGAAGGGCAACGTAGGCGGTATCCGTCCGGTTCAGCGCGTTTCTAAGGAGAACCGTCTGGTTGTAGAGTGCTGTAACGTTCCCCTTTAAGGCGAGGTAACCCTTCGCCGTGCCTACGAGGGCATTCTTAACCATTTCCGTCGTGTTGTCGAGCCGGTAGGTCATCTCAAGGAGCCTTCCAAAGCCCTCGTTGCTCTGCACTGCAGTCGAGTAGAGAACCCCCGTTAGGTTTGCCGTCATTCTGGTGAGGTTGAGGGTTAAATCGTAGGTCATGTTCCAGAGCTCGTTAATAGCGTCGTAGTACGAGGTCACGTTGTCCGCGTATTTGCCCTCCACCCTGTTCTTGAAGGAGTAGTAAGCTTTTTTGGCCCTCTCGTCATTGACGTTTACGTTCGTGATAATGAGATAGGTGGTGTTTTCGTTCTGAGCTTTGGAAAACTCCTCGGACATGATATCCTGAACCTTTATGGACTCTATCTTATGAGAGACCATCTGCTCCTCGCTGTAGTTAGTGACCTCGCCCAGCTTCGCCGCGAGCGGTGCCATGAGGATTATGACTACAATCCATGCGAGGAGCACGAGCTTCGCGTGCTTGGCTATCCAATCGTTCCAAGCCATCACGACACCCCCAAAGCCTTTTAAACGGTTGCCACCAATATGTCAACTGTAAATCTGTCTTATCCAGATATGTTTAATTCAGACATATATGGGTTGGGTGAACTTTATAAGCCTTTCGCCGGTGGTGGGAACATGCCGGACTCAAGCCTCATCAGAAATCTGTTCACGGTCCCAATGAAGAACCTCATACTCTTGATCATAGGCCTGAAGGGGGAAGCCCACGGCTACGAGATTCTTAAGGAGATAGAGAAGATAACCTTCGGCAACTGGAAGCCCAGCCATGGAAACCTTTACACCATGCTAAACAAGCTGGCCGAAGAAGGTTTGATAGAGCCGAGGGAGGAATACCGGGGGAAGAGGCGCGTTGTGAGGTACGCCCTTACCGAGAAGGGGTGGCTCTACCTGAGGGAAGCCAACGAGCTCGCCCTCAAGTCCCTTTACCTGGCCGTTCAATATCATGAGAGACTCCGCGAGAAGCTCAGGGAGATGGGCTACGGAAAGGAGATACCCGCGGAGGCAATAGGGGAGTACATAAAGCTCCTCGACGGCATCATTGACATTCTGGAAGAGAAAAAACGGGAGCTTGAAGAAATCAAGAGGAGAAAAGAGCTCAGAGGAACGGGTTCCTGAACTTCTTGCCCGGATAGACCGCTATTCCCTCAAGCTCCTCTTCAATCCTTATGAGCTGGTTGTACTTGGCGTTTCTGTCGCTCCTCGCTGGAGCACCGGTCTTTATCTGGCCCGCGTTGAGGGCAACCGCTATGTCGGCTATGGTTGAGTCCTCTGTCTCTCCCGAGCGGTGCGACACAACGACGCCGTAGCCTGCCCTGAAGGCGGTGTAGGCAGCGTCTATTGCCTCGCTCAGCGTTCCTATCTGGTTGACCTTGAGGAGGAGCGCGTTGGCGGCGCCCATCTCTATGCCCTTCCTTATCCTCTTCGGGTTGGTGACAAAGAGGTCGTCGCCGACTATCTGTATCTTCTTCCCGAGTTCCTTCGTTATCATGACGAAGCCTTCCCAGTCCTCCTCGTGGAACGGATCCTCAATGGAAACTATCGGATAAGTCGAGACGAGCTCCTTGTAGAGCTCCAAAAGCTCGCCCCTGTCGTACTCCTTTCCAGCAACGACGTACTTGCCTAGCTCTTCGTTAAAGAACTCGCTCGATGCAGGGTCGAGGGCAAAGGCTATTTCGTCGCCGGGTTTGTAGCCGGCCTCCTCTATAGCTTGGATGAGCAGTTCAAGGGGCTCGTGCGGTTCCTTCAGGGGTGGTGCAAATCCGCCTTCGTCGCCGACGTTTACGGCGTTCTTACCGTAGAGCTCGGCGATTACCTTCTTGAGGACGTGGTAGGTCTCGCTGACCCAGCGGATGCCCTCCCTGAAGGAGTCGGCTCCAACGGGCATTATCATGAACTCCTGGAAGTCGAGCTCGTTGCCCGCGTGAACGCCACCGTTTATGACGTTGCTCATGGGAACGGGCATGATGTAAGCGTTGGTTCCGCCGATGTACTGGTAGAGGGGCAGACCGAGAGCGTTCGCTGCTGCCTTTGCAACCGCTAAGGAAACGCCGAGGATAGCGTTGGCACCGAGGTTGCTCTTGTTCTCGGTACCGTCGAGCTCAAGCATTAGCATATCAATGTCCCTCTGCCATGTGACGTCCATTCCTATGATTTCCGGTGCGATTATCTTGTTGACGTTCTCAACGGCCCTCCTTACCCCCTTCCCGTGGTAGCGCTTCCCGCCGTCGCGGAGCTCAAGTGCTTCGTGGGTTCCAGTGCTTGCGCCACTAGGAACCGCTGCTCTACCCATGCTTATCGGCGTGTAAACCTCGACTTCAACGGTTGGGTTGCCCCTGCTGTCGAGTATCTCTCTCGCTACAACGTTCGTTATCTCGAACGGGTTCTCCATGCTAATCACCTCGGGTGATATTCAGTGCCCTCAATATAAAGTTGGCGATTCGCTTTTAAGGGGCCGTGCCAAGTGCGTAACATGAAGTGGAAGAGAAAACTCAGGGATGAGGGGTACATCGAAGTCGATGGGTTCAGGATAGAACTCTCCCTTGATAACACGTTTCTCGACCTCGACTACATCCCCAGAATAATCGTCTACGACGAAGAGACTTCCCGCTGGTACGTCTTAAGGAACCCCATACCCAAAGGAAAAACCCTTGAGGAGGGCTGGGATAACGCCGTTGAGGTTCTTGAGGCAATCGCTAGGGGAGATGTCGAGCCAATTCTGGGGAACGATGAAGTAGGGAAGCGCCTCAGAAAGGCGCTCCTCAACCTCCACAAAAATGGACAAGACATCCCCTAATATGTGTTTTTCTTACCCCAATTTCCATATCAGCAACCCCAAATTTCACGGAATCTCCCCCACTTTTGGGCGGAAACCCTAATAACATCCTTAAACGGACGTTAATTGGGGATGTAAATGAGTGAGCGGATTGATATAGCTAAATACATTGATCATACCAATTTGAAGCCCTACGCCACAAAAGATGACATAATACGCCTCTGTGATGAGGCCATAAAGTACGGTTTCTACGCAGTCTGCGTCAACCCCTACCGCGTTAAGCTCGCCAAGGAATACCTGCACGAGAGAAAAGCGGACGTCAAGGTGGCGAGCGTCATAGGCTTCCCGCTCGGGGCAACTCCGACTGAGGTCAAGGTCTTCGAGGCCAAGAAAGCCCTTGAAGATGGTGCCGACGAGCTCGACATGGTCATAAACATAGGTGCGCTCAAGGACGGGGACTACGACTACGTGGAGAAAGACATTGAGGAGGTAGTAAAGGTCGCCCACGAGAAAGGCGCAAAGGTCAAGGTCATAATCGAGACCTGCTACCTGACGGAGGAGGAGAAAGTCAAGGCCTGCGAACTCGCTAAAGAAGCCGGGGCCGACTTCGTGAAGACCTCAACCGGCTTTGGAACCGGGGGAGCGACGGTAGAGGACGTCAGGCTGATGAGGAAGGTCGTCGGGCCGGACATGGGTGTTAAGGCAGCTGGTGGCATAAGGACCTACGAGCAGGCTTTGGCAATGATAAAGGCCGGTGCCAACAGGATTGGGACGTCGAGCGGTGTGAGGATTGTCGAAGGTGCTCCAAAATGATCGAGATTAAGGTTCTCATAGAAAAAGCCATTGAAGAGCTTGAACAGGACGGCATGAATCCGGACATAATCCTTGCCGGCCCGGGTTTCCTTGAGCACGCCAGAGACGCTCTCAGGGAGTTTAAAGGGCTGAAAATATACAGGATTGAGGAGCTTGGATACGATGCAGTGATAGCCGACTCCCACTACTTGGGCCAGATAAAGAAGGCCTCCTACAGGGTCTCTGTGGAGCCCCTGCTTGAGGAGAGGGACGTTTGGGAGCAGATTGAGAAGCTAACAGTCTAAAGGGTCTCCTCCAGCCCGATGTATCTCTTCTTTATGCTCCCGCTCAGGGCGGTGCCGAGCAGCATTCCAGTCGTTACCTCGGTTAGGACCGTGGAGGTCAGCCTGAGGGCTTCACTTAGTCCTCCGCTCCAGTATCCAAAGGCCACGATGACAGCGGTCGCAACTAGTCCCCCTGAGACACCACCGAGGATCAGGGCCGAAAATCCTTCACCATTCCTTGCCACCCAGCCCGTCATGAGGCCCTCAAGGGAGCGGGCAACCACGATAACGGGAATGAGATAGGGACTTCCAGTCAGAAAGGCGAGAGCCGCACCGGCCCCTGAAAGGGCCCCGATTGCCGGCCCGAAGGTCATGGCAACGAACATAACCCCAACGTCCACGAGGGTCACCTTCCCCAGGGCCGTCTCGATTCCAATGAGCGCGAGGGAGGGAGGAATAGCCAGTGCCAGAAGCGTCCCCAGGAGAAGCCTGCGGAAGCTCTTCACCTCCCTCCTCTTCACCCACACGTAGATGACGAAGGCGAGCACGAGGGCAAGCGGGGAATATGGGAGATACTCAACTGCCTCCATCTTGCGCACCGTAAAAAGTAGGGAAAGGGGTTAAAAACCTCACCCGAGGGAGGCCTTCAGGGCCTCCTCGAAAATCTCCATGGCAACGTCTATTTCTTCCTTCGTGACGATGAGCGGTGGAATGAAGCGTATGCTGTTGTCGCCACACCCGAGGAGGACGAGACCGCGCTTCGCTGATTCTTTGACAATTCTGTCCCTCAGCTCTGGATAGCGCTCCTTGGTGTCCTTGCTCTTGACTATCTCTATCGCCTGCGCGAGTCCAATTCCCCTCGCGTCACCGATTACCTCGTAGTCCTCCTTGAACTCTTCAAGGTACTTGTGGAGGTAGTCCCCGACTTCCCTGACGTGCGGGAGGAGCTCCTTCACGATCTCGACGACCTCTATTCCAGCGGCTATAGCGACGGGGTTGCCTCCAAAGGTCGTCGCGTGCCT is a window from the Thermococcus sp. genome containing:
- a CDS encoding PadR family transcriptional regulator; translated protein: MPDSSLIRNLFTVPMKNLILLIIGLKGEAHGYEILKEIEKITFGNWKPSHGNLYTMLNKLAEEGLIEPREEYRGKRRVVRYALTEKGWLYLREANELALKSLYLAVQYHERLREKLREMGYGKEIPAEAIGEYIKLLDGIIDILEEKKRELEEIKRRKELRGTGS
- the eno gene encoding phosphopyruvate hydratase, whose amino-acid sequence is MENPFEITNVVAREILDSRGNPTVEVEVYTPISMGRAAVPSGASTGTHEALELRDGGKRYHGKGVRRAVENVNKIIAPEIIGMDVTWQRDIDMLMLELDGTENKSNLGANAILGVSLAVAKAAANALGLPLYQYIGGTNAYIMPVPMSNVINGGVHAGNELDFQEFMIMPVGADSFREGIRWVSETYHVLKKVIAELYGKNAVNVGDEGGFAPPLKEPHEPLELLIQAIEEAGYKPGDEIAFALDPASSEFFNEELGKYVVAGKEYDRGELLELYKELVSTYPIVSIEDPFHEEDWEGFVMITKELGKKIQIVGDDLFVTNPKRIRKGIEMGAANALLLKVNQIGTLSEAIDAAYTAFRAGYGVVVSHRSGETEDSTIADIAVALNAGQIKTGAPARSDRNAKYNQLIRIEEELEGIAVYPGKKFRNPFL
- the deoC gene encoding deoxyribose-phosphate aldolase: MSERIDIAKYIDHTNLKPYATKDDIIRLCDEAIKYGFYAVCVNPYRVKLAKEYLHERKADVKVASVIGFPLGATPTEVKVFEAKKALEDGADELDMVINIGALKDGDYDYVEKDIEEVVKVAHEKGAKVKVIIETCYLTEEEKVKACELAKEAGADFVKTSTGFGTGGATVEDVRLMRKVVGPDMGVKAAGGIRTYEQALAMIKAGANRIGTSSGVRIVEGAPK
- a CDS encoding family 4B encapsulin nanocompartment shell protein; the protein is MIEIKVLIEKAIEELEQDGMNPDIILAGPGFLEHARDALREFKGLKIYRIEELGYDAVIADSHYLGQIKKASYRVSVEPLLEERDVWEQIEKLTV